One genomic segment of Chitinophaga sancti includes these proteins:
- a CDS encoding DUF3857 and transglutaminase domain-containing protein, giving the protein MFNKSIGLALLLMGYLLPSQAKDPEYPASAIPANLKEHAHVVKRMEELTVRLVNPGEVRVTRHYVLTILDAKGDKFASIHEYYNKLRDVRSIKGRLLSAEGVELSRIRQSDISDVSGVGDEALMSDNRYKIYRFGYSVYPYTIEVETEVKYNHAFYLPDWTPQEDENYAVEQAKLSVSVPFDYKLRYKSYHYNGEPVVAKEKENQQYTWEVKGMVALPEEDFIPEPYDRTTTVMLAPSNFEMQDFKGNMNSWEELGHFIYTLNQGRDVLPDPVKKTVHDLTDGKSQKEKIDILYRYLQQHTRYILIVLGIGGWQTFDANFVAAKGYGDCKALSNYMVALLKEAGVPANYVLVQAGNTNLELVEDFPSTQFNHMIACVPGNGDTTWLECTSNTLPAGYLSSFTANRPVLVIADQGSKLVRTPAYTMDQNVKVRRISATVSETGDMLVKINTHSTALQQDYAHGMNHALSHDKIMEWLRKDHLMPSYDVNKYEAKEIAGPVPAMDEEMEINAHNYATVSGKRMFLEPNLLSKAGTKLETTAPRVSPVNVYSPYKNVDTVVINIPPGYTSESVPQPVILKSNFGEYTAKIEVKDNQVIYIRSYCHKAGIFPASEWINFAAFNNVVYKADRAKIVLVKQ; this is encoded by the coding sequence ATGTTTAATAAATCAATTGGACTGGCCCTGTTACTCATGGGATACCTGTTACCTTCGCAGGCTAAGGACCCGGAATACCCAGCTTCCGCTATACCTGCGAACCTGAAAGAGCATGCCCATGTGGTAAAGCGCATGGAAGAACTAACGGTACGGTTGGTAAATCCCGGTGAAGTACGTGTGACCAGGCATTATGTGCTGACTATATTGGATGCCAAAGGCGATAAATTCGCCAGCATCCACGAGTATTATAATAAGCTAAGAGATGTGCGGTCTATCAAAGGCCGCCTGTTAAGTGCAGAAGGGGTGGAGTTATCCAGAATCAGGCAAAGTGATATCTCTGATGTGAGCGGGGTAGGCGATGAGGCGCTGATGTCGGATAACCGTTATAAGATCTATCGATTTGGTTATAGCGTGTATCCTTATACGATAGAGGTAGAGACAGAGGTAAAATATAACCACGCCTTTTACCTGCCTGACTGGACGCCACAGGAAGATGAAAACTATGCAGTGGAGCAGGCGAAACTGTCAGTAAGCGTGCCTTTCGATTATAAACTACGCTATAAGTCTTACCATTATAATGGGGAGCCTGTAGTTGCAAAAGAGAAGGAAAACCAGCAATATACCTGGGAAGTAAAAGGTATGGTGGCACTGCCGGAAGAAGATTTTATTCCGGAACCTTATGACAGAACGACCACGGTGATGCTGGCGCCTTCCAACTTTGAAATGCAGGATTTTAAAGGGAATATGAATAGCTGGGAAGAGCTGGGACACTTTATTTACACCCTCAACCAGGGTCGCGATGTACTGCCTGATCCTGTGAAGAAGACGGTGCATGACCTGACAGATGGCAAGTCGCAGAAGGAGAAAATAGATATCCTTTACCGCTATTTACAGCAGCATACCCGCTATATCCTGATTGTACTGGGTATAGGCGGCTGGCAGACATTTGACGCCAATTTTGTAGCAGCAAAAGGATACGGCGATTGTAAAGCATTGTCCAATTACATGGTAGCCCTGCTGAAGGAAGCGGGTGTACCGGCCAATTATGTGCTGGTGCAGGCAGGTAATACGAATTTAGAACTGGTCGAGGATTTCCCCTCTACCCAGTTTAACCACATGATCGCCTGTGTACCCGGCAATGGTGATACTACCTGGCTGGAATGTACAAGCAATACACTGCCTGCGGGTTACCTGAGTAGTTTTACTGCAAACAGGCCGGTGCTGGTGATTGCAGACCAGGGGAGCAAACTGGTACGTACCCCGGCATATACCATGGACCAGAATGTGAAAGTCCGTCGTATTTCAGCAACAGTTTCAGAAACGGGGGATATGCTGGTGAAAATCAATACGCATTCTACTGCGCTGCAACAAGACTATGCGCATGGCATGAATCACGCCCTTTCTCATGACAAAATTATGGAGTGGTTACGCAAAGATCACCTGATGCCCAGTTATGATGTAAATAAATACGAGGCGAAAGAAATAGCGGGACCAGTGCCTGCGATGGACGAAGAGATGGAAATCAATGCGCATAACTATGCAACGGTGAGTGGGAAGCGGATGTTCCTGGAGCCTAATTTACTAAGCAAGGCAGGTACAAAACTCGAAACAACAGCGCCCCGGGTTTCACCTGTGAATGTCTATTCTCCATATAAAAATGTAGATACTGTTGTGATCAATATTCCGCCAGGCTATACCTCAGAGTCAGTACCGCAGCCTGTGATACTGAAGAGTAACTTTGGGGAGTATACTGCTAAAATAGAGGTAAAGGACAACCAGGTCATCTATATCCGCAGTTACTGCCACAAGGCGGGAATTTTCCCTGCCAGTGAGTGGATAAACTTTGCTGCGTTTAATAATGTGGTTTACAAGGCAGACAGGGCGAAAATCGTGCTTGTGAAGCAATAA
- the clpB gene encoding ATP-dependent chaperone ClpB, which translates to MNLNNFTIKSQEILQKAQQLAFNNQQQAIETGHLLKALLNDEDSAIEYLLKKNNVNTNFLASKIDDQINKYAKASGDAGQVLSRDANNAMLRAGSSIKEFKDEFVSVEHLLLGLLGGSDDTAKALKDAGLTEKGLKAAITELRKGSTVNSQTADTQFNSLQKYAKNLNELAQAGKLDPVIGRDEEIRRTLHILSRRSKNNPILVGEPGVGKTAIVEGLAHRIINGDVPDNLKSKIIYALDMGSLMAGAKYRGEFEERLKAVIKEVTESDGQLILFIDEIHTLVGAGAMEGAMDAANILKPALARGELRAIGATTLNEYQKYFEKDKALERRFQKVMVNEPGVEDAISILRGLKERYESHHHVLIKDEAIIAAVELSHRYITDRFLPDKAIDLIDESAAKLRLEMNSMPEELDELERRIRQLEIEREAIKRENDEDKLRELNGEIARLGEQRSTFKAKWQEEKEVVDKLQNAKAAIENLKQEAEQAERNGEYGRVAEIRYGKVKEQEELIAKYTAELNEMSTDHKRLLKEEVDAEDIAENVAKATGIPVHRMMQSERDKLLKLEDELHKRVVGQEEAIIAVSDAIRRSRAGLQDPKKPIGSFIFLGTTGVGKTELSKALAEYLFDDDTMMTRIDMSEYQEKHAVSRLVGAPPGYVGYDEGGQLTEAVRRKPYSVVLLDEIEKAHPDVFNILLQVLDDGRLTDNKGRMVNFKNTIIIMTSNMGSHIIQENFEKIDERNREDVVEATKAEVMNLLKQTIRPEFLNRVDEVIMFQPLLRSEIKGIINIQLQQLKEMVAQNGMILEFSDYALEYLAVQGYDPTFGARPLKRLIQKEIINLLSKKILAGDIDKSKPVLVDVFDGVVVIRNQATVTA; encoded by the coding sequence ATGAATTTGAACAACTTCACCATTAAATCGCAGGAAATACTGCAAAAGGCACAGCAGTTGGCGTTTAACAACCAGCAGCAGGCCATCGAAACAGGGCATTTGCTGAAGGCATTGCTTAATGATGAGGATAGTGCGATAGAATACCTGTTGAAGAAAAACAATGTCAATACTAATTTTCTGGCGTCTAAAATAGACGACCAGATCAATAAATACGCGAAAGCAAGCGGCGATGCCGGACAGGTATTGAGCCGCGATGCGAACAACGCTATGTTGAGAGCGGGCTCCAGCATCAAGGAATTCAAAGACGAGTTTGTAAGCGTAGAGCACCTGTTGCTCGGACTGCTGGGTGGCAGCGATGACACCGCTAAGGCGCTGAAAGATGCAGGGCTGACAGAGAAAGGATTGAAAGCTGCGATTACTGAACTGAGAAAAGGGAGTACTGTCAATTCACAGACTGCTGATACCCAGTTTAACTCATTGCAGAAATATGCCAAGAACCTGAACGAACTGGCACAGGCCGGGAAACTGGATCCTGTGATTGGTCGTGATGAAGAGATCAGGCGTACCCTGCACATCCTGTCACGCAGGTCTAAAAACAACCCGATCCTGGTGGGTGAACCGGGGGTAGGTAAAACTGCGATCGTAGAAGGGTTGGCACACCGTATTATCAATGGTGACGTGCCAGACAACCTGAAGTCAAAGATCATCTATGCACTGGATATGGGTAGCCTGATGGCTGGTGCCAAATACAGGGGTGAATTCGAAGAAAGGCTGAAAGCGGTGATCAAGGAAGTAACTGAGAGTGATGGACAGCTGATCCTCTTTATCGATGAGATCCATACCCTGGTAGGTGCCGGTGCGATGGAAGGTGCGATGGACGCAGCGAACATACTGAAACCAGCTTTGGCCCGTGGTGAACTGCGTGCAATAGGTGCCACCACCCTGAATGAATACCAGAAATATTTTGAGAAAGATAAGGCCCTGGAACGTCGTTTCCAGAAAGTAATGGTCAACGAACCGGGAGTAGAGGATGCGATTTCCATTCTGCGTGGTTTGAAAGAGCGTTACGAAAGCCATCACCATGTACTGATTAAGGATGAGGCGATCATTGCAGCCGTAGAATTGTCTCACAGGTACATTACAGACCGTTTCCTGCCTGATAAGGCAATTGACCTGATTGATGAGAGTGCGGCGAAATTAAGGCTGGAAATGAACTCTATGCCGGAAGAGCTGGATGAACTGGAAAGAAGGATCCGGCAACTGGAAATTGAGAGAGAAGCGATCAAGAGAGAGAATGATGAAGACAAACTGCGGGAACTGAATGGTGAAATCGCCAGACTGGGCGAGCAGCGGAGTACATTCAAGGCAAAATGGCAGGAAGAGAAAGAGGTTGTAGACAAACTGCAGAATGCAAAGGCTGCGATTGAAAACCTGAAGCAGGAAGCAGAGCAGGCGGAAAGAAACGGAGAATATGGTCGTGTGGCAGAGATCCGCTATGGTAAAGTGAAAGAGCAGGAAGAGCTGATTGCGAAATATACCGCAGAACTGAATGAAATGTCTACAGACCACAAGCGCTTGCTGAAGGAAGAGGTAGATGCAGAAGATATAGCAGAGAATGTGGCGAAAGCGACGGGTATTCCGGTACACCGGATGATGCAGAGTGAAAGGGATAAATTACTGAAACTGGAAGATGAGCTGCACAAAAGGGTGGTAGGACAGGAAGAAGCGATTATCGCGGTATCCGATGCCATTCGTCGTAGCCGTGCAGGGTTGCAGGATCCAAAGAAGCCGATCGGTTCCTTTATTTTCCTGGGTACAACCGGGGTAGGTAAGACTGAGCTGTCAAAGGCACTGGCAGAATACCTGTTCGACGATGATACCATGATGACGCGGATAGATATGAGTGAATACCAGGAGAAACATGCGGTGAGCAGACTGGTAGGAGCGCCTCCGGGATATGTGGGATATGATGAAGGAGGTCAGTTGACCGAAGCGGTGAGACGTAAGCCATATTCCGTAGTATTGCTGGATGAAATAGAGAAAGCGCACCCGGATGTATTCAATATCCTGTTGCAGGTGCTGGATGATGGCCGGTTGACCGATAATAAGGGCCGTATGGTGAACTTTAAGAATACCATTATCATCATGACGAGCAATATGGGTAGTCATATTATCCAGGAGAATTTTGAGAAGATCGATGAGCGGAACAGGGAGGATGTGGTAGAAGCTACAAAGGCGGAAGTGATGAATTTGTTAAAGCAGACCATCAGGCCGGAGTTCTTAAACCGTGTGGATGAAGTGATTATGTTCCAGCCGTTGTTGAGAAGTGAGATTAAGGGAATAATTAACATACAGTTGCAGCAGTTGAAGGAGATGGTAGCGCAGAATGGCATGATATTGGAATTCTCTGATTATGCACTTGAGTACCTGGCGGTGCAGGGTTATGACCCTACGTTTGGTGCGAGGCCGTTGAAGAGATTGATACAGAAAGAGATTATCAATTTGTTGAGTAAGAAGATACTGGCGGGAGATATTGATAAGAGTAAGCCAGTGTTGGTGGATGTGTTTGATGGGGTAGTGGTGATCAGGAATCAGGCGACGGTTACGGCTTAA
- a CDS encoding nucleoside deaminase, producing the protein MIGEREKHFMSIAINLSREGMEHGDGGPFGAIVVRGDEIVGRGWNKVLCTNDPTAHAEVSAIRDACERLGTFQLHDCEIYTSCEPCPMCLGAIYWARPQRVYFANTKEDAAAIDFDDSFIYNEIGIAHEDKRIPFIAFPSAAAIKVFQDWQAKGDKTLY; encoded by the coding sequence ATGATAGGAGAAAGAGAAAAACACTTCATGTCCATTGCGATCAATTTATCCCGCGAAGGCATGGAGCATGGCGACGGAGGTCCCTTTGGTGCAATTGTAGTACGTGGTGATGAAATAGTAGGACGTGGCTGGAACAAGGTGCTATGTACCAACGACCCCACTGCTCATGCAGAAGTAAGTGCGATTCGTGATGCCTGCGAGCGTCTTGGCACCTTCCAATTGCATGACTGTGAAATTTATACTTCCTGCGAACCTTGCCCCATGTGTCTGGGCGCTATATACTGGGCCCGCCCGCAACGCGTGTATTTTGCGAACACTAAAGAAGATGCAGCTGCTATAGATTTCGATGATTCTTTTATTTACAATGAAATAGGAATAGCCCACGAAGACAAGCGTATCCCGTTTATTGCATTTCCTTCTGCTGCTGCGATTAAAGTATTCCAGGACTGGCAGGCGAAGGGAGATAAGACATTGTATTAG
- a CDS encoding ABC transporter permease, whose protein sequence is MTMITNSIDYTFLDSHLKSLYLADEQMASILTAFSLLAILVGCLGLFGLATYTAEKRMKEIGVRKVMGATVPSLVRLLCKDLVKRVLVAFVIACPLAYWGFGKWLENFTYRIDMQWWMFGMGGLMAVVIAICTVSTQAIRAAIANPIHSLRSE, encoded by the coding sequence ATGACCATGATTACAAATTCCATTGATTATACCTTCCTGGATAGCCATTTAAAAAGCCTTTACCTGGCAGATGAGCAGATGGCTTCTATACTCACCGCATTTTCCCTGTTGGCGATATTGGTAGGTTGCCTGGGATTGTTTGGGCTGGCCACTTATACGGCCGAAAAACGTATGAAAGAGATTGGGGTAAGGAAGGTAATGGGGGCAACAGTGCCTTCGCTGGTAAGGTTGCTGTGTAAGGACCTGGTCAAACGGGTATTGGTGGCATTTGTGATTGCCTGCCCTTTGGCTTATTGGGGGTTTGGGAAGTGGCTGGAGAATTTTACGTACCGGATAGATATGCAGTGGTGGATGTTTGGGATGGGAGGATTGATGGCGGTTGTGATTGCCATTTGTACGGTATCGACACAGGCTATTCGGGCAGCGATTGCGAATCCGATACATTCATTGAGGAGTGAATAA
- a CDS encoding ATP-binding protein, with protein MQPKHLKYYLLGVFISGMILFIVLQFNSSQNIRKLISGNEQLLNELNVKNELQKLQTSIARTDSKVRGTVISQDTLNITGIEADVALIKADLNEINKLVISDSTEKLLTQLNYLVEEKNRFNVTVLDSFYTHGKWSAERLINAQKGKRLGEAIGVILHQLDSTRQTEVNRTVRLIDTSGQRAQNWGSVMMIFACISSLLAFLYITTRIHKQEQLIEALDKSQQQEKKLAAIKEQFLANMSHEIRTPMNAVLGFTHLLQQQPLNEKGKEYVAAIANAGENLLEIINDILDISKIESGMMRLEPVSFSLRGVLHGVQTMFRLKAEEKKLAFNVTIDDNVPDILYGDVVRLTQVLVNLANNAIKFTNQGHVNIMISQLGENEHTVRVLFAVSDTGIGIAPDKLPAIFDRFNQAEADTTRKYGGTGLGLTIVKQLVELQHGALTVESEPGKGSTFMVELPYAHGELLPENGESNNENFLSSLHADVKLLVAEDNKMNQDLLKHLLGNRQLHYQLVTNGQDVLNALTKGHYDMVLMDIQMPEMDGYTAARKIRQELHSNIPIIAMTAHAMAGEREKCLQAGMNEYLSKPIREEELFRLIQIFTGKFSPPEVHTALNGHSQPHDGPLVQLQYLKTLSKGDTEFEHAMLQQFVTQLPEDLGALKKAIQAEDVAAIRSTAHNLKTTISFIGLDGILYPILEPLESLDANSYQPALVAEKFATLRELSLKAMEETMAILL; from the coding sequence ATGCAGCCTAAACATCTGAAATACTATTTACTTGGCGTGTTTATTTCAGGGATGATCCTGTTTATAGTACTCCAGTTCAATTCCTCGCAGAACATCCGCAAGCTGATCTCAGGAAATGAACAGTTGCTCAATGAACTGAACGTAAAGAATGAGCTGCAAAAACTCCAGACCAGTATAGCCAGAACCGACAGTAAAGTAAGAGGTACCGTTATCTCCCAGGACACATTGAATATTACCGGCATAGAAGCCGACGTAGCCCTTATCAAAGCCGACCTCAACGAAATTAATAAGCTCGTCATCAGCGATAGTACAGAGAAACTGCTGACCCAGCTAAACTACCTGGTAGAAGAAAAAAACCGTTTCAACGTCACCGTACTCGATTCTTTTTATACGCACGGCAAATGGTCTGCTGAACGACTCATCAACGCACAGAAAGGAAAACGCCTTGGCGAAGCCATCGGCGTTATTTTGCATCAGCTGGACAGTACCCGGCAGACAGAAGTAAACCGTACCGTACGACTCATCGATACCAGCGGACAGCGCGCGCAAAACTGGGGCTCGGTCATGATGATCTTTGCCTGCATCAGCAGCCTGCTCGCTTTTTTATATATCACCACACGCATTCATAAACAGGAACAACTCATCGAAGCCCTGGACAAATCACAGCAACAGGAAAAGAAACTGGCTGCTATCAAAGAACAGTTCCTCGCTAATATGAGTCATGAGATCCGAACGCCCATGAATGCCGTACTTGGGTTCACACACCTGCTACAACAGCAACCCCTGAATGAAAAAGGAAAGGAATATGTCGCCGCCATCGCAAATGCCGGCGAAAACCTGTTGGAGATCATCAACGACATTCTCGATATTTCTAAAATAGAATCAGGCATGATGCGGCTGGAACCAGTCTCGTTCAGCCTGCGCGGGGTGTTGCACGGCGTGCAGACCATGTTTCGCCTGAAAGCTGAAGAGAAGAAACTGGCCTTTAATGTAACCATCGACGATAATGTACCTGATATCCTGTACGGCGACGTCGTTCGGCTTACACAGGTATTGGTGAACCTCGCTAACAACGCGATCAAGTTCACCAACCAGGGGCATGTAAATATCATGATCAGCCAACTGGGAGAAAATGAACACACCGTACGTGTACTGTTTGCAGTGAGTGATACCGGTATTGGTATTGCCCCCGATAAACTACCCGCTATCTTTGACCGCTTTAACCAGGCAGAAGCCGATACGACCCGTAAATATGGCGGTACCGGCCTGGGACTGACCATCGTAAAACAACTGGTAGAGCTGCAACATGGCGCCCTCACCGTAGAAAGTGAACCCGGCAAAGGAAGCACCTTTATGGTAGAACTACCTTATGCACACGGAGAATTGCTGCCTGAAAACGGGGAATCCAACAATGAGAATTTCCTCTCTTCTCTACATGCAGATGTAAAACTGCTGGTAGCAGAAGACAATAAAATGAACCAGGACCTGCTGAAACACCTGCTAGGCAACCGGCAGCTGCATTACCAACTGGTCACAAACGGACAGGATGTGCTAAATGCCCTGACTAAAGGACATTATGATATGGTACTGATGGATATCCAGATGCCGGAGATGGATGGGTACACTGCGGCCCGCAAAATCAGGCAGGAACTGCATTCTAACATTCCCATCATTGCCATGACTGCACATGCAATGGCGGGAGAAAGGGAGAAATGCCTGCAGGCAGGGATGAATGAATACCTCTCTAAACCAATCCGGGAAGAAGAATTGTTCAGACTAATCCAGATCTTTACGGGTAAGTTCAGCCCTCCTGAGGTACATACTGCCCTTAATGGCCATTCCCAGCCGCATGACGGGCCTTTGGTTCAATTGCAATATCTTAAGACGCTGAGTAAGGGAGATACGGAATTTGAGCATGCTATGCTGCAACAATTCGTTACACAATTACCGGAAGACCTGGGGGCATTAAAAAAAGCCATTCAGGCAGAAGATGTAGCGGCCATCCGTAGTACGGCGCATAACCTGAAGACAACCATTTCGTTTATCGGGCTGGATGGTATATTATATCCTATTTTGGAACCATTGGAATCACTGGACGCTAACTCCTATCAGCCCGCACTGGTAGCAGAAAAATTTGCCACACTGCGCGAACTGAGTCTGAAGGCGATGGAAGAAACCATGGCTATCCTGTTATAG
- a CDS encoding LytTR family DNA-binding domain-containing protein, whose amino-acid sequence MNCLIVDDNKLARTAMKQLASHVEQLHVLGECASALEAYNVLQKEKVDLLLLDIEMPGMSGLELTRNLGKKGPIIIFTTVKKDYAVEAFELNVADYLIKPVTPARFIQAIDKAKEICDSTVQEVQNTDNEFVFIRDNGVLKRIRIDEILYLEAMGDYVKLHTAQKFHAIHTTLKAVEEKLPAGKFMRVHRSYIVSLDKIESIEDGTIIIHKNAVPVADAYRSALNSKLNLL is encoded by the coding sequence ATGAATTGCCTTATTGTAGACGACAATAAGCTGGCCCGCACTGCAATGAAACAATTGGCCAGCCACGTTGAACAACTGCATGTACTGGGCGAATGTGCCAGTGCTCTCGAAGCCTATAATGTACTGCAAAAAGAAAAAGTGGACCTGCTCCTCCTCGACATCGAAATGCCGGGCATGAGCGGATTGGAACTAACCCGTAACCTGGGTAAGAAAGGTCCGATCATCATCTTTACCACTGTCAAAAAAGATTATGCCGTAGAAGCATTTGAACTGAACGTTGCAGACTACCTCATCAAACCGGTAACTCCTGCCCGTTTCATCCAGGCTATCGACAAGGCGAAAGAGATCTGTGATAGCACGGTACAGGAAGTACAAAATACAGACAATGAATTTGTGTTTATCCGGGACAATGGGGTGCTGAAAAGGATCCGCATAGATGAGATCCTCTACCTGGAAGCTATGGGCGATTATGTAAAACTACATACCGCTCAGAAGTTTCACGCCATCCATACCACCCTCAAAGCGGTAGAAGAGAAACTGCCTGCCGGCAAATTTATGCGTGTGCATCGCTCCTATATAGTGTCGCTGGACAAAATAGAATCGATTGAAGACGGTACCATTATCATACATAAAAACGCTGTACCCGTGGCAGATGCCTACAGATCAGCACTTAACAGCAAATTAAACCTGTTGTAA
- a CDS encoding TolC family protein, whose amino-acid sequence MYVNIPVRRCAVLLCLLAGIGTHCFAQTLPLKQAIDMTLQHYPSLKVKNTISNAAAAHTTDVKHEWWPNLKLVEEATVGTDNGVYGSYFPMSIIPSTSGGIRDANSLQAVSGNVGMAQLQWEVYNFGLYKVRKDEARQQQQVAGADAGITANDLTVSVIQDYLSMLEYYNLMRIQADNIERTRSVSKAVTSIVLHGLKPGVDSAIAAAELSKARLNYIDFQNGYNKVRMHLAILTGLDSTAIVPDTLYDKGLPQILLAQSDTATVEQTHPALVYYNALLTQNQKHEQVIRKTAMPKVMVLAAGWARGSSINSNDEYQNLASGFGYNRYNYLAGIGITYNVADIFHTRDKMREQYLRTRAAANQLESSHALLDNQLNQARVNIHTAVDKLNEMPAQLNAARAAAAQKMALYKGGLTNIIDVTNALYVLNRAENDLIQTRHDAWQSLFMEAFATNTIQVLVQQLEAARGQ is encoded by the coding sequence ATGTATGTGAACATTCCTGTAAGGCGATGTGCGGTATTGCTATGCCTGTTGGCTGGCATAGGCACGCATTGCTTTGCACAAACCTTACCATTGAAGCAGGCTATTGATATGACCCTGCAGCATTATCCTTCACTGAAGGTCAAAAATACGATCTCCAATGCAGCGGCCGCGCACACGACCGATGTAAAGCATGAATGGTGGCCTAACCTGAAACTGGTGGAAGAAGCCACCGTGGGTACTGACAATGGAGTATATGGTTCTTATTTTCCCATGAGCATTATTCCTTCTACATCCGGTGGTATCCGGGATGCCAACAGTTTGCAGGCGGTATCCGGCAATGTAGGTATGGCACAATTGCAATGGGAGGTCTACAACTTCGGTCTGTACAAAGTACGGAAGGACGAAGCCAGGCAACAACAACAGGTAGCAGGTGCGGATGCCGGTATCACGGCAAACGATCTGACCGTGTCTGTGATCCAGGACTACCTGTCTATGCTGGAATATTATAACCTGATGCGTATTCAGGCGGACAATATAGAACGTACAAGATCGGTGTCGAAGGCGGTGACTTCGATTGTACTGCATGGGTTGAAACCGGGAGTAGATAGTGCTATAGCAGCAGCAGAGCTGTCAAAAGCCAGGCTGAACTATATAGATTTTCAGAATGGGTATAATAAGGTGCGCATGCACCTGGCTATTCTGACAGGTTTGGACAGTACGGCTATAGTTCCGGATACACTGTATGATAAGGGATTGCCACAGATATTGCTGGCTCAGTCCGATACGGCAACTGTAGAGCAAACACACCCGGCACTGGTTTATTACAATGCCCTGCTTACACAAAATCAAAAACATGAACAGGTGATCCGTAAAACGGCTATGCCCAAAGTGATGGTGCTGGCGGCTGGATGGGCCAGGGGATCCAGTATTAACAGCAATGATGAGTACCAGAATCTAGCCAGTGGTTTTGGGTATAATCGTTACAACTACCTGGCAGGGATCGGTATTACTTATAATGTGGCGGACATATTTCATACAAGGGATAAAATGAGAGAGCAATATTTACGTACCCGGGCAGCGGCCAATCAGCTCGAATCGTCGCATGCGCTGCTGGATAATCAGCTGAACCAGGCCAGGGTGAATATTCATACGGCTGTAGACAAATTGAATGAAATGCCGGCGCAGCTGAATGCAGCAAGGGCGGCGGCGGCTCAGAAAATGGCGTTGTATAAGGGTGGGTTGACGAATATTATTGATGTGACGAATGCGCTGTATGTGTTGAACCGTGCGGAGAATGACCTGATACAGACGCGGCATGATGCATGGCAGTCGCTATTTATGGAGGCGTTTGCGACGAATACGATACAAGTGCTGGTACAGCAGCTGGAAGCGGCGAGGGGGCAATAA